A stretch of the Rosa rugosa chromosome 5, drRosRugo1.1, whole genome shotgun sequence genome encodes the following:
- the LOC133707778 gene encoding protein disulfide isomerase pTAC5, chloroplastic isoform X2 has product MSCSSLTLFLHPHPPRLNHLKPHLIYSLSPLTSSLSFKPHNICFSSNSNSHHDATSEESRWLREEHRWLREEQRWLREEQRWARDRDSLLREIADLKLKIQALELQNPLQAGASSETIANIAGLLQSLKEKNQIAETGSSSRALELEDHNQVKEVFAVSEVRKTKEVLRKGSEGEHVRAMQEALLKSGFYSGEEDMEFSNFSSGTERAVKTWQASIGLPEDGIMTEELLERLFDPQTEGAVETKEDANGAAGENRWEEPSRLNKKKGSETNTTGTTTTCLTCRGEGRLLCTECDGTGEPNIEEQFLEWIDEGAKCPYCEGLGFTACDVCGGK; this is encoded by the exons atgTCTTGTtcgtctctcactctctttcttCACCCTCATCCTCCTCGTCTGAACCACCTCAAACCCCACCTGATCTACTCCCTCTCCCCTCTCACCTCATCCCTCTCCTTCAAACCCCACAACATTTGCTTCTCTTCAAACTCCAACTCCCACCACGACGCCACCTCCGAAGAGTCCCGCTGGCTCCGCGAAGAGCACCGCTGGCTGCGAGAGGAACAGCGCTGGCTCCGCGAAGAGCAACGCTGGGCGCGTGACCGCGACTCTCTCCTCCGCGAAATCGCCGACCTTAAGCTCAAAATCCAGGCCTTGGAGCTCCAGAACCCTCTCCAGGCAGGGGCCTCGTCGGAGACTATTGCCAACATCGCCGGGTTGCTGCAGTCGTTGAAGGAGAAGAACCAGATTGCCGAGACGGGGTCGAGTTCCAGAGCGCTGGAGTTGGAAGATCATAATCAGGTGAAGGAGGTGTTCGCTGTTTCGGAAGTGAGGAAGACAAAGGAGGTTCTGAGAAAGGGTTCCGAAGGAGAACATGTCCGAGCAATGCAG GAAGCATTGCTAAAATCGGGATTTTACTCGGGTGAAGAAGACATGGAATTTTCCAACTTTTCAAGCGGGACAGAACGAGCTGTCAAGACTTGGCAA GCCTCCATAGGTTTGCCtgaagatggaataatgaccgAAGAACTTCTTGAAAGATTATTTGACCCACAAACTGAGGGTGCTGTTGAAACAAAG GAAGATGCAAATGGAGCTGCAG GAGAAAACCGCTGGGAAGAACCTTCAAGACTAAACAAGAAAAAAGGGAGTGAAACCAATACAACAGGTACCACAACAACATGCCTTACTTGCCGTGGGGAAGGTCGCTTATTGTGCACAG AATGTGATGGAACTGGTGAACCTAACATCGAGGAACAG TTCTTGGAATGGATCGATGAAGGAGCAAAGTGTCCATACTGTGAAGGTCTTGGGTTTACAGCTTGCGATGTATGTGGAGGGAAATAG
- the LOC133707778 gene encoding protein disulfide isomerase pTAC5, chloroplastic isoform X1: MSCSSLTLFLHPHPPRLNHLKPHLIYSLSPLTSSLSFKPHNICFSSNSNSHHDATSEESRWLREEHRWLREEQRWLREEQRWARDRDSLLREIADLKLKIQALELQNPLQAGASSETIANIAGLLQSLKEKNQIAETGSSSRALELEDHNQVKEVFAVSEVRKTKEVLRKGSEGEHVRAMQEALLKSGFYSGEEDMEFSNFSSGTERAVKTWQASIGLPEDGIMTEELLERLFDPQTEGAVETKEDANGAAGTSVTEISEVKQIVLKEDAAELDESHHRVFLLGENRWEEPSRLNKKKGSETNTTGTTTTCLTCRGEGRLLCTECDGTGEPNIEEQFLEWIDEGAKCPYCEGLGFTACDVCGGK, translated from the exons atgTCTTGTtcgtctctcactctctttcttCACCCTCATCCTCCTCGTCTGAACCACCTCAAACCCCACCTGATCTACTCCCTCTCCCCTCTCACCTCATCCCTCTCCTTCAAACCCCACAACATTTGCTTCTCTTCAAACTCCAACTCCCACCACGACGCCACCTCCGAAGAGTCCCGCTGGCTCCGCGAAGAGCACCGCTGGCTGCGAGAGGAACAGCGCTGGCTCCGCGAAGAGCAACGCTGGGCGCGTGACCGCGACTCTCTCCTCCGCGAAATCGCCGACCTTAAGCTCAAAATCCAGGCCTTGGAGCTCCAGAACCCTCTCCAGGCAGGGGCCTCGTCGGAGACTATTGCCAACATCGCCGGGTTGCTGCAGTCGTTGAAGGAGAAGAACCAGATTGCCGAGACGGGGTCGAGTTCCAGAGCGCTGGAGTTGGAAGATCATAATCAGGTGAAGGAGGTGTTCGCTGTTTCGGAAGTGAGGAAGACAAAGGAGGTTCTGAGAAAGGGTTCCGAAGGAGAACATGTCCGAGCAATGCAG GAAGCATTGCTAAAATCGGGATTTTACTCGGGTGAAGAAGACATGGAATTTTCCAACTTTTCAAGCGGGACAGAACGAGCTGTCAAGACTTGGCAA GCCTCCATAGGTTTGCCtgaagatggaataatgaccgAAGAACTTCTTGAAAGATTATTTGACCCACAAACTGAGGGTGCTGTTGAAACAAAG GAAGATGCAAATGGAGCTGCAGGTACGTCTGTAACAGAAATTTCAGAGGTGAAGCAAATAGTATTGAAAGAAGATGCTGCAGAGTTAGATGAATCTCACCATAGAGTTTTTCTTCTAGGAGAAAACCGCTGGGAAGAACCTTCAAGACTAAACAAGAAAAAAGGGAGTGAAACCAATACAACAGGTACCACAACAACATGCCTTACTTGCCGTGGGGAAGGTCGCTTATTGTGCACAG AATGTGATGGAACTGGTGAACCTAACATCGAGGAACAG TTCTTGGAATGGATCGATGAAGGAGCAAAGTGTCCATACTGTGAAGGTCTTGGGTTTACAGCTTGCGATGTATGTGGAGGGAAATAG